The following proteins are encoded in a genomic region of Galbibacter sp. BG1:
- a CDS encoding LptE family protein — MKKFFILFIAVLSIQGCGPYSFTGVNTTAESFQVNFFQNQAPIVEPGLDFLFTNTLQDLILNQTNLQLLNKNADLIYEGEITEYRVSPMSATADQTAAQNRLTIGVNVRFYNTEKPEEDFERKFTFFYDYPAATQLVTIKQTAHDEIFERITQDIFNETLANW; from the coding sequence ATGAAGAAATTTTTTATACTTTTTATAGCCGTTTTATCTATTCAAGGCTGTGGCCCCTACTCTTTCACTGGAGTAAATACCACTGCGGAGTCTTTTCAGGTAAACTTTTTCCAAAATCAGGCACCTATTGTGGAACCGGGATTGGATTTCCTTTTTACCAATACTTTGCAAGACCTTATATTAAACCAGACCAACCTGCAATTGCTCAATAAAAATGCCGATTTAATTTACGAGGGGGAAATCACCGAATATCGGGTATCGCCAATGTCGGCTACGGCAGATCAAACTGCGGCTCAAAACAGATTGACGATTGGAGTAAATGTTAGGTTTTACAATACAGAAAAACCCGAAGAAGATTTTGAACGCAAATTTACGTTCTTCTACGATTATCCTGCAGCCACTCAGCTGGTAACTATAAAACAGACGGCGCATGATGAGATTTTTGAACGTATAACACAAGATATTTTTAACGAAACCCTGGCAAACTGGTAA
- the secG gene encoding preprotein translocase subunit SecG — translation MSTFSIFLVLIIIVAFLLVLVIMVQNPKGGGLSSSFGGGGSQVVGGVKKTGDFLDKSTWTLATVLVALILLSNITLMSNEDSSDSKLLESRDVEAPVQNTTVPAAEAPANTATDSAATE, via the coding sequence ATGAGTACGTTTTCAATTTTTTTGGTGCTAATTATTATTGTAGCATTCTTATTAGTTTTAGTGATCATGGTTCAAAACCCTAAGGGAGGCGGTTTATCTTCTTCTTTTGGTGGAGGTGGAAGCCAAGTTGTGGGAGGAGTTAAAAAAACTGGGGACTTTCTAGATAAAAGTACCTGGACTTTGGCAACTGTTTTAGTAGCCTTGATCCTATTATCCAACATCACTTTAATGTCGAATGAAGATTCTTCGGATTCTAAATTGTTAGAAAGTAGAGATGTTGAAGCTCCGGTACAAAACACTACTGTTCCTGCTGCAGAAGCACCAGCTAACACAGCTACAGATAGCGCCGCTACAGAATAA
- the groES gene encoding co-chaperone GroES: MSKLNIKPLADRVVIEPLAAETKTASGIIIPDNAKEKPQKGTVVAVGPGTKDEKVTVKEGDTVLYGKYAGTELKLEGNDYLIMRESDILAIV, encoded by the coding sequence ATGTCGAAGTTAAACATTAAACCACTTGCAGATAGGGTTGTTATTGAACCTTTAGCAGCTGAAACCAAAACAGCTTCAGGAATTATCATTCCAGACAACGCAAAAGAAAAACCACAAAAAGGAACCGTTGTTGCCGTAGGACCAGGTACTAAAGATGAAAAAGTGACCGTAAAAGAGGGTGATACTGTTTTATACGGGAAATACGCCGGTACCGAATTAAAATTGGAAGGGAACGATTACTTGATTATGCGCGAAAGCGACATTCTTGCAATTGTTTAA
- the groL gene encoding chaperonin GroEL (60 kDa chaperone family; promotes refolding of misfolded polypeptides especially under stressful conditions; forms two stacked rings of heptamers to form a barrel-shaped 14mer; ends can be capped by GroES; misfolded proteins enter the barrel where they are refolded when GroES binds), whose protein sequence is MAKDIKFDIQARDGLKRGVDALANAVKVTLGPKGRNVIINKSFGAPQVTKDGVSVAKEIELEDALENMGAQMVKEVASKTNDLAGDGTTTATVLAQAIVKEGLKNVTAGANPMDLKRGIDKAVEAIVADLKKQAEEVGDSSDKIKQVAAISANNDDTIGDLIAQAFGKVGKEGVITVEEAKGTDTYVDVVEGMQFDRGYLSPYFVTDTDKMVAELDNPYILLFDKKISNLQEILPILEPVAQSGRPLLIIAEDVDGQALATLVVNKLRGGLKIAAVKAPGFGDRRKAMLEDIAILTGGTVISEERGFSLENASLDMLGSAENVSIDKDNTTVVNGGGDAENIKARVNQIKAQIDTTTSDYDREKLQERLAKLAGGVAVLYVGAASEVEMKEKKDRVDDALHATRAAVEEGIVAGGGVALLRAKAVLSKIKAENDDEETGIQIVTRAVEAPLRTIVENAGKEGSVVVAKVYDGKGDFGYNAKTGEYVQMLKAGIIDPTKVTRIALENAASVSGMILTTECSLTDIKEDAPAMPPMGGGGMPGMM, encoded by the coding sequence ATGGCAAAAGATATAAAATTTGACATTCAAGCACGTGACGGACTGAAACGTGGCGTAGATGCTTTAGCAAATGCTGTTAAAGTAACTTTAGGACCAAAAGGACGTAATGTAATTATCAATAAATCTTTTGGAGCTCCACAGGTAACTAAAGATGGTGTTTCCGTAGCGAAAGAGATCGAATTGGAAGATGCTCTTGAAAATATGGGAGCGCAAATGGTAAAAGAAGTAGCTTCTAAAACCAACGATCTTGCTGGAGATGGTACTACAACAGCTACCGTTCTTGCACAAGCTATTGTTAAAGAAGGACTTAAAAACGTTACTGCAGGTGCCAACCCAATGGATCTTAAAAGAGGAATCGACAAGGCAGTAGAAGCTATTGTTGCAGACCTTAAGAAACAAGCAGAAGAAGTTGGGGATTCTTCCGATAAAATTAAGCAAGTTGCTGCCATTTCAGCAAACAACGACGATACCATTGGAGATCTAATTGCGCAAGCTTTTGGAAAAGTTGGTAAAGAAGGGGTAATTACTGTTGAAGAAGCCAAAGGAACCGATACATACGTAGACGTTGTAGAAGGAATGCAGTTCGACAGAGGATATCTTTCCCCTTATTTTGTTACCGATACCGATAAAATGGTAGCAGAATTAGACAATCCTTATATTCTCTTATTTGATAAGAAAATTTCCAACCTTCAGGAAATCCTTCCAATTTTAGAGCCTGTAGCTCAATCTGGAAGACCGCTTTTAATCATTGCTGAAGATGTAGACGGACAAGCATTGGCTACCTTGGTGGTAAATAAACTTAGAGGTGGATTAAAAATTGCTGCTGTTAAAGCACCAGGATTTGGAGACAGACGTAAAGCTATGCTAGAAGACATCGCTATCTTAACTGGTGGTACTGTTATTTCTGAAGAAAGAGGTTTCTCATTGGAAAATGCATCTTTAGACATGCTTGGTTCTGCTGAAAATGTATCGATCGACAAAGACAACACAACTGTTGTTAACGGTGGAGGGGACGCAGAAAATATTAAAGCCAGAGTAAACCAAATCAAAGCACAGATAGACACTACTACATCTGACTATGATAGAGAAAAACTTCAAGAACGTTTAGCCAAATTGGCTGGAGGTGTTGCTGTACTTTATGTAGGTGCTGCTTCTGAAGTGGAAATGAAAGAAAAGAAAGATCGTGTGGACGATGCCCTACATGCAACGAGAGCTGCCGTAGAAGAAGGTATTGTTGCCGGTGGTGGTGTTGCACTACTTAGAGCTAAAGCAGTTTTAAGTAAAATTAAAGCAGAGAACGACGATGAGGAAACTGGAATCCAAATTGTTACCCGCGCTGTAGAAGCTCCTCTAAGAACTATTGTAGAGAATGCAGGTAAAGAAGGATCTGTTGTAGTAGCTAAAGTATACGATGGAAAAGGAGACTTTGGTTACAATGCTAAGACTGGCGAATACGTTCAAATGTTGAAAGCTGGTATTATCGATCCAACTAAAGTGACTAGAATTGCATTGGAAAATGCTGCTTCTGTTTCTGGTATGATTTTAACTACGGAATGCTCTTTAACAGACATTAAAGAAGACGCTCCTGCAATGCCTCCAATGGGAGGTGGCGGAATGCCAGGAATGATGTAA
- a CDS encoding sulfatase, translating into MLKFLLRLFIAIICISINAQNTNTPNILFIAVDDLRPELGCYGKNYVHSPNLDKLAEKGTLFNNHFVTVPICGASRYNLLTGLLPKKPVDITNQAAAEQIAKQQNDKRPKTFLQEFKENGYYTVGIGKISHHPDGYVYGYREPKSNVLELPGSWDEMLFDSGKWGTGHNAFFGYADGSNRNDLENMVKPYEAAEVEDTGYPDGLTAELAIKKLSELKSKNQPFFLGVGFFKPHLPFTAPKKYWDLYDETKIPLAPFSKIPENVSKASLHNSNEFNRYKLGEEKASLENTLSDDYARKVKHGYLAAVSYVDAQIGTVLKALEENGLADNTIIVVWGDHGWHLGDQMVWGKHTIFDMALKSVLIIKHPNSKSKQIDQIVSTTDIYPTLLEFSGIDLTNKIDGNSMVGLMNNPKTEKWRNTAYSYFNKGISLRTTNYRFTKYFRNETPTLELYNELKDPYETQNIAKENKKIISKLLPVWELGNTEIFSKE; encoded by the coding sequence ATGCTAAAATTCCTTCTTAGATTATTTATTGCTATCATTTGCATCAGTATAAATGCCCAAAACACCAACACCCCCAATATTTTATTCATCGCTGTAGACGATTTAAGACCCGAATTGGGCTGTTACGGTAAAAATTATGTACACTCACCAAACTTAGATAAACTAGCAGAAAAAGGAACTCTTTTTAACAATCACTTTGTAACCGTACCCATATGTGGCGCCTCCCGATATAATCTTCTTACGGGATTGTTGCCAAAAAAACCAGTCGACATAACCAATCAAGCGGCGGCTGAACAAATTGCGAAACAACAAAACGATAAGAGGCCAAAGACTTTTTTACAGGAGTTTAAGGAAAACGGCTATTACACCGTGGGCATTGGCAAAATATCGCATCATCCCGATGGTTATGTTTATGGCTATCGGGAACCTAAAAGCAATGTACTCGAACTTCCAGGTAGCTGGGATGAAATGCTTTTTGATTCAGGAAAATGGGGAACTGGGCACAATGCTTTTTTTGGATATGCCGATGGCAGTAACCGTAACGACCTAGAGAATATGGTAAAGCCTTACGAAGCTGCAGAGGTTGAAGACACAGGTTACCCCGACGGACTAACAGCCGAGTTGGCAATTAAAAAACTAAGCGAACTAAAAAGTAAAAATCAGCCATTCTTTTTGGGAGTTGGGTTTTTTAAGCCACATTTACCGTTTACAGCCCCTAAAAAGTATTGGGACCTGTATGATGAAACAAAGATTCCACTTGCACCATTTTCAAAAATACCAGAAAATGTTTCCAAAGCAAGTCTTCACAATAGTAATGAATTCAACAGATATAAATTAGGAGAAGAAAAAGCAAGCCTAGAAAATACCCTTAGCGATGATTATGCAAGAAAAGTAAAACACGGCTATTTGGCGGCTGTTAGTTATGTAGATGCCCAAATTGGAACGGTATTGAAAGCATTGGAAGAAAATGGTTTAGCCGATAACACCATTATAGTGGTTTGGGGGGATCACGGTTGGCATTTGGGAGATCAAATGGTTTGGGGAAAACATACCATTTTCGACATGGCTCTAAAAAGCGTCTTAATCATTAAACATCCCAATAGCAAGTCAAAACAAATCGACCAAATTGTAAGCACTACAGACATATATCCAACCCTGTTGGAATTTTCAGGCATCGATTTAACTAATAAAATAGATGGAAATAGCATGGTAGGATTAATGAACAACCCAAAAACCGAAAAATGGAGAAATACGGCCTATAGTTATTTTAATAAAGGGATTTCCTTAAGGACTACCAACTACCGCTTTACCAAATACTTCAGAAATGAAACACCAACGCTGGAATTGTATAATGAACTGAAAGACCCTTACGAAACACAAAATATTGCCAAAGAGAACAAAAAAATCATATCGAAATTGTTGCCAGTATGGGAACTGGGAAATACTGAGATCTTTTCGAAAGAGTAA
- a CDS encoding pirin family protein, which produces MSNKGLIIEERARDIGDFLVGRLLPFRKKRMVGPFIFIDHMGPATIKEGSYVDIGQHPHIGLSTLTYLFEGELRHRDSIGSDQIIKAGAVNWMTAGSGVTHTERTPEHLRNSIETTMHGFQIWVALPKELETMNPEFHHIERDALPKWEENGAYYTLIAGTGFGRKAPVPVHSNLFMIEIKTTKETDLQIVDQVKGEIGICVVKGQISACGEEIKAGNMVVSKTEDACQVIVAENTHLLLFGGEPFEEERHIFWNFVASEKDSIEKAKEKWKNKEFPKVANDNSYIPLPS; this is translated from the coding sequence ATGTCTAACAAAGGATTAATTATTGAAGAACGCGCCAGGGATATTGGCGATTTTTTAGTGGGAAGGTTACTCCCCTTCAGAAAAAAAAGAATGGTTGGTCCGTTTATTTTTATAGACCATATGGGACCGGCCACTATCAAGGAAGGATCTTATGTAGATATAGGTCAACATCCACACATCGGACTTTCTACGCTTACCTATTTGTTTGAAGGAGAACTGAGGCATCGCGATAGTATTGGGAGCGACCAGATTATAAAAGCAGGAGCTGTAAATTGGATGACTGCCGGCAGCGGGGTAACGCATACCGAACGCACTCCCGAACACCTTAGAAACTCTATTGAAACCACCATGCACGGTTTTCAAATATGGGTAGCGCTACCTAAGGAACTAGAAACCATGAATCCCGAATTTCATCATATTGAAAGAGATGCACTTCCCAAATGGGAAGAAAATGGTGCGTACTACACTCTTATTGCTGGAACTGGATTTGGAAGAAAGGCACCGGTACCAGTCCACTCCAATTTATTTATGATTGAAATTAAAACTACTAAGGAAACCGATTTACAAATTGTAGATCAAGTGAAAGGGGAAATTGGAATTTGTGTGGTAAAAGGCCAGATAAGTGCCTGCGGAGAAGAAATTAAAGCGGGAAATATGGTGGTCTCAAAAACAGAAGATGCCTGCCAAGTTATAGTTGCAGAAAACACTCACTTACTTTTATTTGGAGGTGAACCTTTTGAAGAAGAAAGACACATTTTTTGGAATTTTGTGGCTTCAGAAAAAGATTCCATAGAAAAAGCGAAGGAAAAATGGAAAAACAAAGAATTTCCAAAAGTTGCAAACGACAACTCTTACATTCCGCTTCCATCATAA
- a CDS encoding GAF domain-containing protein, with protein MAFDSLKTEIKNIIAQSGISVDDKLTKICELLQTNIPYYDWVGFYFKNGDKEELKLRSFAGEPTDHTIIPFGKGICGQVAVSNKNFVVPDVKAQDNYIACSIFVKAEIVIPLFLNGENIGQIDIDSNTADPFTQEDEDFLEFVNAEVAKILA; from the coding sequence ATGGCATTCGACTCATTAAAGACCGAAATTAAAAATATTATCGCGCAGAGCGGAATTTCTGTTGACGATAAACTCACTAAAATTTGCGAACTCCTCCAAACCAATATCCCCTATTACGATTGGGTAGGTTTTTATTTTAAAAATGGAGATAAAGAAGAATTAAAGCTACGTTCTTTTGCAGGAGAACCTACCGACCATACAATTATCCCCTTCGGAAAAGGGATTTGTGGACAGGTAGCCGTTTCCAACAAAAATTTTGTAGTACCAGACGTTAAAGCACAAGACAATTATATTGCTTGCAGCATATTTGTAAAAGCAGAAATTGTAATCCCGCTCTTTTTAAATGGAGAAAATATAGGACAGATTGATATCGATTCCAATACCGCAGATCCATTTACCCAAGAAGATGAGGATTTCTTAGAGTTTGTAAATGCCGAAGTGGCAAAAATCCTTGCTTAA
- the purH gene encoding bifunctional phosphoribosylaminoimidazolecarboxamide formyltransferase/IMP cyclohydrolase, with the protein MSDLKQAKSALISVFNKDGLEPIVKKLDEFGVTIYSTGGTEKFIKDLGIDVIPVEDVTSYPSILGGRVKTLHPKVFGGILNRQDHEGDVAELKQYEIPQLDIVIVDLYPFEKTVASGANEQDIIEKIDIGGISLIRAAAKNSKDVLCVSSMEDYSEVLSILVNQNGETSMEDRRRFAAKAFNVSSHYDSAIFNYFNSTEKLEAFKVSESKGQELRYGENPHQKGYFYGKMDEMFDKLHGKELSYNNLLDVDAAVNLMGEFKNDDPTFAILKHNNACGVATRPTIKEAYIDALAGDPVSAFGGILIANTEIDADTANEIHTLFCEVVIAPSYSEEAMEILKGKKNRIILVQKDIELPSSSVRSCLNGVLVQDKDLKTDVLKDLSYETNNKPTENELKDLLFASKICKHTKSNTIVFAKNMQLCASGTGQTSRVDALRQAIEKAKSFSFDLHGASMASDAFFPFPDCVEIADKAGITAVIQPGGSIKDQLSIDYCNENNVAMVFTGTRHFKH; encoded by the coding sequence ATGAGTGATCTAAAACAAGCCAAATCGGCTTTAATTTCTGTTTTCAACAAAGACGGATTAGAACCAATCGTAAAAAAATTAGATGAATTTGGAGTTACCATTTATTCTACCGGAGGAACCGAGAAATTTATAAAAGATCTCGGGATCGACGTAATTCCTGTAGAAGATGTAACCAGCTATCCATCTATTTTGGGTGGGCGCGTAAAAACCCTGCACCCTAAAGTTTTTGGTGGAATTTTAAACAGACAAGATCACGAAGGCGATGTTGCTGAATTAAAGCAGTACGAAATTCCGCAGTTAGACATTGTTATTGTTGATTTGTATCCTTTTGAAAAAACGGTAGCCAGCGGAGCCAACGAACAGGATATTATTGAAAAGATTGATATTGGCGGAATCTCTCTTATAAGAGCTGCCGCAAAAAACTCTAAAGATGTACTTTGCGTTTCTTCTATGGAAGATTACAGCGAAGTGCTTAGCATTTTAGTAAATCAAAATGGAGAAACCTCCATGGAAGATCGAAGAAGGTTTGCCGCTAAAGCCTTTAATGTGTCATCGCATTACGATAGCGCAATCTTCAACTATTTTAATTCTACTGAAAAACTGGAAGCCTTTAAAGTAAGTGAATCCAAAGGGCAAGAATTGCGTTATGGAGAGAACCCACATCAGAAAGGATATTTCTACGGAAAGATGGATGAGATGTTCGATAAACTTCATGGAAAAGAATTGTCTTACAACAACTTGCTGGATGTAGATGCGGCCGTAAACTTAATGGGGGAGTTTAAAAACGACGACCCGACATTTGCCATTTTAAAACACAACAACGCCTGTGGTGTTGCCACAAGGCCTACTATAAAAGAAGCGTACATCGATGCATTGGCAGGAGACCCTGTATCGGCTTTTGGTGGGATTTTAATTGCCAATACCGAAATAGATGCCGACACCGCTAACGAAATACATACTTTATTCTGCGAAGTGGTAATTGCTCCTTCTTATTCAGAAGAAGCCATGGAAATATTAAAAGGGAAGAAAAATAGAATCATCTTGGTTCAAAAAGATATTGAACTTCCAAGTTCTTCGGTTCGTTCCTGCTTAAATGGTGTATTGGTTCAAGACAAAGACCTAAAAACCGATGTGTTGAAAGACCTTTCTTATGAAACCAACAATAAACCAACAGAAAATGAGTTAAAGGATTTATTGTTTGCTTCCAAAATATGTAAGCATACAAAATCCAACACTATAGTGTTTGCCAAGAATATGCAGCTGTGCGCTAGCGGAACGGGACAAACCAGTAGAGTGGATGCATTGAGACAAGCCATTGAAAAAGCTAAATCGTTTAGTTTTGATCTTCATGGGGCCAGTATGGCTAGTGATGCTTTCTTTCCATTCCCAGATTGTGTGGAAATAGCAGATAAAGCAGGAATCACAGCTGTAATTCAACCAGGAGGCTCTATAAAAGATCAATTAAGTATCGATTATTGTAATGAAAATAATGTAGCCATGGTGTTTACAGGAACACGCCATTTTAAACATTAA
- a CDS encoding rod shape-determining protein: MGFFDFLTEEIAIDLGTANTLIIHNDKVVVDSPSIVARDRMTGKIIAVGKEASMMQGKTHENIKTIRPLKDGVIADFDASEKMINMFIKGIPALKKRFFQPTLKMVICIPSGITEVEMRAVKESAERVNGKEVYLIHEPMAAAIGIGLDIMQPKGNMIVDIGGGTTEIAVIALGGIVCDKSVKIAGDVFTNDIIYYMRTQHNLYVGETTAENIKIAIGAATEDLEIPPEEMSVQGRDLLTGKPKQVQISYREIAKALDKSILRIEDAVMETLSQTPPELAADIYNTGIYLAGGGSMLRGLDKRISQKTDLPVYIAEDPLRAVVRGTGIALKNLEKYKPILIK, from the coding sequence ATGGGATTTTTTGACTTCCTAACAGAAGAAATTGCTATAGACCTTGGGACGGCCAACACGCTGATTATTCACAACGACAAGGTTGTTGTGGATAGCCCTTCTATTGTAGCCAGGGATAGAATGACTGGCAAAATTATTGCCGTTGGTAAAGAAGCCAGCATGATGCAAGGTAAAACCCATGAAAATATAAAAACAATACGACCGTTAAAAGATGGGGTAATTGCCGATTTTGATGCTTCCGAAAAAATGATCAATATGTTCATTAAAGGAATTCCAGCATTAAAAAAGCGGTTCTTCCAACCTACTCTTAAAATGGTTATTTGTATCCCATCTGGGATTACAGAAGTAGAAATGCGTGCGGTTAAAGAATCTGCCGAGCGTGTAAATGGTAAAGAAGTATACTTAATACACGAACCAATGGCGGCCGCCATTGGTATAGGCCTCGATATCATGCAGCCCAAAGGAAACATGATTGTAGATATAGGAGGTGGAACTACCGAAATTGCAGTAATTGCTTTAGGTGGTATTGTCTGCGATAAATCAGTTAAAATTGCAGGGGATGTATTTACCAACGATATTATCTATTACATGCGTACACAGCACAACTTATATGTTGGGGAGACTACGGCCGAAAATATAAAAATTGCCATTGGTGCCGCTACTGAAGATTTAGAGATCCCACCAGAAGAAATGAGTGTTCAAGGACGTGATCTTTTAACTGGAAAGCCAAAACAGGTACAAATTTCCTACAGGGAAATTGCCAAAGCCTTGGACAAATCCATTTTAAGAATTGAAGATGCTGTTATGGAAACGCTTTCTCAAACACCTCCAGAATTGGCAGCAGACATCTATAATACTGGTATCTATTTAGCCGGTGGTGGTTCTATGCTCCGCGGACTTGATAAACGTATTTCGCAAAAAACGGATCTGCCTGTTTATATTGCAGAAGATCCTTTAAGAGCCGTGGTTAGAGGAACTGGTATTGCATTGAAGAACTTAGAGAAGTACAAACCAATCTTGATAAAATAG
- the mreC gene encoding rod shape-determining protein MreC: protein MQQIVNFLIKNKTFIVFLLLFFFSLFLTVQTHSYQKLKFFNSANWLSGNIYNKTNQISDYFHLKEYNKQLVEENIQLRKILLNKNIDVKDSTLYKDSLYSDYRLYSANIIKNSYNKKRNYLLINKGENDSISQDMGVITSKGIIGIIENTSTGYANVQSVLNSLSEINASVANTDNFGSLKWNGKNFRTVQLVDILRSANVKKGDTIITGGMSSIFPKGIPIGTIEEFSLDASKNYYLIDVKLFNDMTTLDHVYVIENLNREEILTLENSIDE, encoded by the coding sequence ATGCAACAAATAGTCAATTTTTTAATAAAGAATAAAACCTTTATTGTTTTTCTATTGCTTTTTTTCTTTTCGCTATTTCTCACGGTACAAACGCATTCTTATCAAAAATTAAAGTTTTTCAATTCTGCAAATTGGTTGAGTGGCAATATCTACAATAAAACCAATCAAATTTCAGATTACTTCCACCTTAAAGAATACAACAAGCAGTTGGTTGAAGAAAATATACAATTGCGAAAAATCCTCTTAAATAAAAATATTGATGTAAAAGACTCTACACTTTACAAGGATTCTTTATACAGCGATTACAGGCTTTACAGCGCTAATATTATAAAAAACAGTTACAACAAAAAGAGAAACTACCTCTTAATCAACAAGGGCGAAAACGACAGTATTTCACAAGATATGGGGGTTATTACCTCTAAAGGAATTATTGGGATTATTGAAAACACTTCCACCGGCTATGCGAATGTTCAATCGGTCTTGAATTCTTTGTCGGAGATTAATGCTTCCGTAGCCAATACCGATAATTTTGGCTCCCTAAAATGGAATGGTAAAAACTTTAGAACGGTACAACTGGTAGACATTTTAAGATCTGCGAATGTAAAAAAGGGAGATACCATAATTACCGGTGGTATGTCTAGCATTTTCCCAAAAGGAATTCCAATTGGAACCATTGAAGAATTTTCTTTGGATGCATCGAAAAACTATTATTTAATCGATGTGAAATTATTCAACGACATGACGACGTTAGATCACGTCTATGTTATTGAAAATCTAAACAGAGAAGAAATTTTAACCCTCGAAAACAGCATCGATGAATAA